From the genome of Chloroflexota bacterium:
CGGCGGCCGGCTTCGCCTCCGTGGATCCGACGATCGTGAAGCTCTCGTCGCCGTCCTCGCCGGTCACGCTCACGGTGGACCCGATCTGGACGTGATCGACCGAATGATGCTCGTCGATGATCGTCGCGTTCTTGATGAGCGACTGAAGCGTCTGGATCCGGCCCTCGACGAACGCCTGCTCGTTCTTCGCGTCTTCGTACTCGGCGTTCTCGGAGAGGTCGCCATGCTCCTTCGCATCGTGGATCCGCGACGCGACCTCCGCCCGGCGGACGTTCGTCATCTCCTCGAGCTCGGACTTCAGGCCCTCGAGGCCTTCGCGTGAGAGGTAGGTGGGCTTGTTCACGGTGGCTGATCCCCGCTGACGATCGGCTGATGGGACGCGTCGCTCG
Proteins encoded in this window:
- the greA gene encoding transcription elongation factor GreA, whose product is MNKPTYLSREGLEGLKSELEEMTNVRRAEVASRIHDAKEHGDLSENAEYEDAKNEQAFVEGRIQTLQSLIKNATIIDEHHSVDHVQIGSTVSVTGEDGDESFTIVGSTEAKPAAGRISNESPVGRALLGRRKGDKVLVHVPAGDFTYTVTKIS